The following proteins are co-located in the bacterium genome:
- the rnpA gene encoding ribonuclease P protein component, which produces MQPRSLTRRSEFSEIYEKGHKLVGRSCVLYLLPAVDNARAVVASRKVGGAVQRNRAKRLLRHMIRAVFFPESDALAKATASLLTGGGSAKAAPGDRTGLWVVAVARRRILDLDIHAVVAEAGKLLADLNLDAGHDTAGSSS; this is translated from the coding sequence GTGCAACCGAGATCGCTCACGCGCCGCTCCGAGTTCTCAGAGATCTACGAGAAGGGACACAAGCTGGTCGGCCGGTCGTGCGTGCTGTATCTGTTGCCTGCGGTCGACAACGCCCGCGCCGTGGTGGCCAGCCGCAAGGTGGGCGGCGCCGTACAGCGCAACCGGGCGAAGCGCCTGCTCAGACACATGATCCGGGCGGTCTTCTTCCCTGAGTCCGATGCTTTGGCGAAGGCGACCGCGTCGCTCTTGACGGGAGGCGGCTCCGCGAAGGCCGCGCCGGGCGACCGGACGGGACTCTGGGTGGTCGCGGTCGCGCGCAGGCGAATTCTCGACCTCGACATCCACGCCGTCGTGGCGGAGGCCGGCAAGCTGCTGGCCGATCTCAATCTCGACGCAGGTCACGATACGGCCGGGTCCTCGAGCTGA
- the yidD gene encoding membrane protein insertion efficiency factor YidD: MWRLPYLLVRLYQRLFSPLLPAMCRFDPTCSEYAAGSLRTHGLLRGTVLSLRRIVRCHPFNPGGNDPVPTSPGHTQHPYVGDDSHG; encoded by the coding sequence ATGTGGCGACTTCCCTACCTGCTGGTCCGTCTCTATCAGCGGCTGTTCTCGCCGCTGTTGCCTGCGATGTGCCGCTTCGATCCCACCTGTTCCGAGTACGCCGCCGGATCATTGCGAACGCACGGCCTGTTGCGCGGCACCGTCTTGTCCCTGCGGCGCATCGTGCGCTGCCACCCGTTCAATCCCGGCGGCAACGATCCGGTACCGACTTCGCCCGGCCACACGCAGCATCCATACGTTGGAGATGATAGTCATGGATAG